A genome region from Populus alba chromosome 5, ASM523922v2, whole genome shotgun sequence includes the following:
- the LOC118036691 gene encoding uncharacterized protein isoform X1, protein MKGKHCASIGSHERDDEGEELEPEHLEVEHVLGDVMWVRCDDDGTWWPAVVVNDNNISETSKPHNRSMGDVLVRLYGSYQYFYADPVKCRSEFEITLKENGGCYSEMFVEALEQDLPQSKSGQSKGKGSNSKGTSNGRASASKVKNSNQNRENCEIESSNHARISPRKQINMNTPQRKMKDDNFLSKVVEEAISKVSNQDGLEKELKFDSPNTEGNSKRETPKQDGMQNKLKRNFTSTSGQAKNKTHDQGEKKRLKQKSSSAAEDTNYQSPKKDEEQEKQELSPSSAGGTFFGRLQELRRTKVMQTLGLVAPSGSPFN, encoded by the exons ATGAAAGGTAAACATTGCGCAAGTATTGGAAGTCATGAAAGGGATGATGAAGGGGAAGAATTAGAACCGGAGCACTTGGAAGTGGAGCATGTGCTTGGTGATGTAATGTGGGTCAGGTGTGATGATGATGGCACATGGTGGCCTGCAGTG GTTGTTAATGACAACAATATCAGTGAGACCAGTAAACCTCATAATAGGTCAATGGGAGATGTTCTTGTTAGGCTATACGGAAGCTATCAATA TTTTTACGCGGATCCAGTGAAATGTCGTTCCGAGTTTGAGATT ACACTCAAGGAGAACGGTGGTTGTTATAGTGAAATGTTTGTGGAAGCTTTAGAGCAG GATCTTCCTCAATCAAAATCTGGCCAATCAAAGGGAAAAGGATCCAATTCTAAAG GCACTTCAAATGGAAGAGCCAGTGCTTCTAAAGTCAAGAATTCCAATCAAAATCGAGAGAACTGTGAGATAGAATCCTCAAATCAT GCTAGAATCTCCCCAAGGAAACAAATCAATATGAATACACCGCAAAGGAAGATGAAGGATgacaattttctttcaaaagttGTTGAGGAAGCCATTAGTAAGGTCTCCAATCAAGATGGGTTGGAAAAGGAACTTAAATTTGATAGCCCAAACACTGAAGGGAATTCAAAAAGAGAAACACCTAAGCAAGATGGGATGCAGAATAAACTCAAGAGGAATTTCACAAGTACCAGTGgacaagcaaaaaataaaacccatgATCAGGGAGAGAAGAAAAGACTCAAGCAAAAAAGCTCAAGTGCTGCTGAAGACACTAACTATCAAAGCCCTAAGAAAGATGAGGAGCAGGAGAAACAAGAGCTTAGCCCTAGTTCT GCTGGTGGAACATTTTTTGGAAGATTACAAGAATTGCGGAGAACAAAAGTCATGCAAACTCTTGGTCTAGTTGCACCTTCTGGGTCACCATTCAATTAA
- the LOC140955636 gene encoding uncharacterized protein: MERHICVPQNVHESALDLQSLQTVPHGNVFVDLILSHKKLLPSILQAPELELKPLLDNLKYVFIGENNTLLVIIAIGLTNTQEEKLVKLLCDHKTAIGWTLADIKGISPSICMHHILLEDNAKPTREMQRRLNPPMMEVVKAEILKLLDARVIYPITDSKWVAPIHVVPKKTRITLVKNKKDELIPTHISSGWRMCVDYRKLNLTTRKDHFPLPFMDQMLERLTGFYRRFIKDFSKITSPLCKLLAKEVDFVFDQAWAVLGQRIEKNLHVIAYASCILDGAQCNYHTTENELFAVVFALEKFRSYLLGTKVIVFTDHAALSKKNSPQGPFPSSFGNLYILLTIDYVSKWIEAKATRTNNAKVVLDFIRTHIFDRFGIPKVIISDRGTHFCNRSMEALLRKYHMTYRTSTAYHPQTNGQAEISNREIKSILEKTVQPNRRDWSL; encoded by the exons ATGGAGAGGCacatatgtgttccccaaaacgTGCACGAATCAGCATTGGATTTGCAATCTTTACAAACTGTTCCCCATGGtaatgtctttgttgatttaatactTTCACATAAAAAGCTTTTGCCATCTATTTTACAGGCCCCCGAGTTAGAATTGAAACCTTTGCTCGATAATTTGAAGTATGTATTCATTGGTGAAAACAATACACTTCTCGTTATTATAGCAATAGGTTTGACAAATACgcaagaggaaaaacttgtgaagTTGTTATGTGATCACAAGACGGCCATTGGATGGACTTTAGCTGACATCAAGGGCATTAGTCCCTCAATATGTATGCATCACATACTATTGGAGGACAATGCGAAACCAACAAGGGAAATGCAAAGGAGGTTGAACCCACCTATGATGGAGGTAGTGAAAGCTGAAATTTTAAAACTGTTAGATGCAAGAGTCATTTATCCCATCACGGATAGTAAATGGGTAGCGCCAATCCATGTGGTGCCTAAAAAGACCAGAATCACgttggtgaaaaacaaaaaggatgagCTCATTCCTACTCACATCTCGAGTGGATGGAGAATGTGTGTTGATTATAGAAAGCTAAATCTTACTACACGCaaagatcatttcccattaCCATTCATGGATCAAATGCTTGAACGCCTAACAG GTTTCTATCGACGttttatcaaagatttctcGAAGATTACATCACCCTTATGCAAACTATTAGCCAAAGAAgtggattttgtgtttgatcaagcat GGGCTGTCCTTGGGCAAAGAATAGAGAAGAATTTGCATGTTATCGCTTATGCTTCCTGCATATTGGACGGAGCACAATGCAATTACCATACAACTGAAAATGAACTTTTTGCAGTAGTGTTTGCTcttgaaaaattcaggtcataTCTACTTGGTACAAAAGTCATTGTTTTTACTGACCATGCAGCTTTAAG CAAAAAGAACAGCCCACAAG gtccatttccttcttcttttggcAATCTTTATATCCTTCTTACTATTGATTATGTGTCCAAATGGATTGAGGCAAAAGCCACACGAACTAACAATGCTaaggttgttttagattttatcaggacTCATATATTTGACAGGTTTGGAATCCCTAAAGTTATCATTAGTGATCGTGGTACTCATTTTTGCAATCGTTCAATGGAAGCATTGTTACGCAAATATCATATGACTTATCGGACTTCCACAGCATACCATCCTCAAACAAATGGCCAAGCTGAAATTTCAAATCGAGAAATCAAGTCCATTTTGGAGAAGACAGTGCAACCCAACCGACGAGATTGGAGTCTATGA
- the LOC118036691 gene encoding uncharacterized protein isoform X2: MKGKHCASIGSHERDDEGEELEPEHLEVEHVLGDVMWVRCDDDGTWWPAVVVNDNNISETSKPHNRSMGDVLVRLYGSYQYFYADPVKCRSEFEITLKENGGCYSEMFVEALEQDLPQSKSGQSKGKGSNSKGTSNGRASASKVKNSNQNRENCEIESSNHGIQKEKHLSKMGCRINSRGISQVPVDKQKIKPMIRERRKDSSKKAQVLLKTLTIKALRKMRSRRNKSLALVLLVEHFLEDYKNCGEQKSCKLLV; the protein is encoded by the exons ATGAAAGGTAAACATTGCGCAAGTATTGGAAGTCATGAAAGGGATGATGAAGGGGAAGAATTAGAACCGGAGCACTTGGAAGTGGAGCATGTGCTTGGTGATGTAATGTGGGTCAGGTGTGATGATGATGGCACATGGTGGCCTGCAGTG GTTGTTAATGACAACAATATCAGTGAGACCAGTAAACCTCATAATAGGTCAATGGGAGATGTTCTTGTTAGGCTATACGGAAGCTATCAATA TTTTTACGCGGATCCAGTGAAATGTCGTTCCGAGTTTGAGATT ACACTCAAGGAGAACGGTGGTTGTTATAGTGAAATGTTTGTGGAAGCTTTAGAGCAG GATCTTCCTCAATCAAAATCTGGCCAATCAAAGGGAAAAGGATCCAATTCTAAAG GCACTTCAAATGGAAGAGCCAGTGCTTCTAAAGTCAAGAATTCCAATCAAAATCGAGAGAACTGTGAGATAGAATCCTCAAATCAT GGAATTCAAAAAGAGAAACACCTAAGCAAGATGGGATGCAGAATAAACTCAAGAGGAATTTCACAAGTACCAGTGgacaagcaaaaaataaaacccatgATCAGGGAGAGAAGAAAAGACTCAAGCAAAAAAGCTCAAGTGCTGCTGAAGACACTAACTATCAAAGCCCTAAGAAAGATGAGGAGCAGGAGAAACAAGAGCTTAGCCCTAGTTCT GCTGGTGGAACATTTTTTGGAAGATTACAAGAATTGCGGAGAACAAAAGTCATGCAAACTCTTGGTCTAG